The following coding sequences lie in one Mustelus asterias chromosome 6, sMusAst1.hap1.1, whole genome shotgun sequence genomic window:
- the cdk7 gene encoding cyclin-dependent kinase 7 isoform X2 encodes MAVDVRSRAKRYEKLDFLGEGQFATVYKAKDKNTDNIVAIKKIKVGHRSEAKDGINRTALREIKLLQELSHPNIIGLLDAFGHKSNISLVFDFMETDLEVIIKDTSLVLTPANIKAYTLMTLQGLEYLHLHWILHRDMKPNNLLVDENGILKLADFGLAKSFGSPNRVYTHQVVTRWYRSPELLFGARMYGVGVDMWAVGCILAELLLRTPFLPGDSDLDQLTKIFEALGTPTEEQWPGMTSLPDYISFKSFPGTPLEHIFSAAGDDLLELLQDLFTFNPCARVTATQALKKRYFSNRPGPTAGPQLPRPNCSTEVLKEQETKTGFKRKRTENMEQGGLAKRLIF; translated from the exons ATGGCGGTGGATGTCCGCTCCCGGGCCAAGCGCTACGAGAAGCTGGACTTCCTGGGAgaggggcag TTTGCTACTGTATATAAGGCAAAAGACAAGAACACGGACAACATTGTTGCAATAAAGAAG ATTAAGGTTGGTCACCGATCAGAAGCTAAAGATG GTATTAATAGAACAGCTCTTCGAGAAATCAAGTTACTACAAGAACTTAGCCACCCAAATATTATAGGA CTTCTTGATGCTTTTGGCCACAAGTCCAACATCAGTCTTGTGTTCGACTTTATGGAGACCGATTTAGAG gtaataataaaagATACCAGTCTTGTGCTGACTCCTGCCAACATAAAAGCATATACGCTAATGACACTCCAGGGTCTTGAATATCTTCATTTGCACTGGATTCTACATAGA GATATGAAGCCCAACAATTTATTAGTGGATGAGAATGGAATCCTTAAACTTGCTGATTTTGGTCTGGCCAAGTCATTTGGAAGTCCAAATAGAGTGTATACACATCAGGTAGTAACAAG ATGGTACAGATCACCAGAGTTATTATTTGGAGCCAGGATGTATGGAGTTGGAGTAGACATGTGGGCAGTTGGTTGTATATTAGCTGAGCTACTACTTAGG ACACCGTTTTTACCTGGAGATTCAGATCTAGATCAGCTGACAAAAATATTCGAAGCTTTGGGTACTCCAACAGAAGAACAGTGGCCT GGAATGACCAGCCTTCCAGACTATATATCATTTAAAAGCTTCCCTGGAACTCCACTTGAGCATATATTCAGTGCTGCTGGGGATGACCTATTGGAATTGCTGCAAGACCTGTTTACATTTAATCCCTGCGCAAGAGTAACGGCTACGCAG GCACTGAAAAAGAGGTATTTTAGTAACCGTCCTGGACCAACAGCAGGGCCTCAACTGCCCCGACCCAACTGCTCAACGGAAGTCTTAAAAGAGCAAGAGACTAAGACAGGTTTCAAGCGTAAACGAACTGAAAACATGGAGCAAG
- the cdk7 gene encoding cyclin-dependent kinase 7 isoform X4 — protein MAVDVRSRAKRYEKLDFLGEGQFATVYKAKDKNTDNIVAIKKIKVGHRSEAKDGINRTALREIKLLQELSHPNIIGLLDAFGHKSNISLVFDFMETDLEVIIKDTSLVLTPANIKAYTLMTLQGLEYLHLHWILHRDMKPNNLLVDENGILKLADFGLAKSFGSPNRVYTHQVVTRWYRSPELLFGARMYGVGVDMWAVGCILAELLLRTPFLPGDSDLDQLTKIFEALGTPTEEQWPGMTSLPDYISFKSFPGTPLEHIFSAAGDDLLELLQDLFTFNPCARVTATQALKKRYFSNRPGPTAGPQLPRPNCSTEVLKEQETKTGFKRKRTENMEQGCQKFNS, from the exons ATGGCGGTGGATGTCCGCTCCCGGGCCAAGCGCTACGAGAAGCTGGACTTCCTGGGAgaggggcag TTTGCTACTGTATATAAGGCAAAAGACAAGAACACGGACAACATTGTTGCAATAAAGAAG ATTAAGGTTGGTCACCGATCAGAAGCTAAAGATG GTATTAATAGAACAGCTCTTCGAGAAATCAAGTTACTACAAGAACTTAGCCACCCAAATATTATAGGA CTTCTTGATGCTTTTGGCCACAAGTCCAACATCAGTCTTGTGTTCGACTTTATGGAGACCGATTTAGAG gtaataataaaagATACCAGTCTTGTGCTGACTCCTGCCAACATAAAAGCATATACGCTAATGACACTCCAGGGTCTTGAATATCTTCATTTGCACTGGATTCTACATAGA GATATGAAGCCCAACAATTTATTAGTGGATGAGAATGGAATCCTTAAACTTGCTGATTTTGGTCTGGCCAAGTCATTTGGAAGTCCAAATAGAGTGTATACACATCAGGTAGTAACAAG ATGGTACAGATCACCAGAGTTATTATTTGGAGCCAGGATGTATGGAGTTGGAGTAGACATGTGGGCAGTTGGTTGTATATTAGCTGAGCTACTACTTAGG ACACCGTTTTTACCTGGAGATTCAGATCTAGATCAGCTGACAAAAATATTCGAAGCTTTGGGTACTCCAACAGAAGAACAGTGGCCT GGAATGACCAGCCTTCCAGACTATATATCATTTAAAAGCTTCCCTGGAACTCCACTTGAGCATATATTCAGTGCTGCTGGGGATGACCTATTGGAATTGCTGCAAGACCTGTTTACATTTAATCCCTGCGCAAGAGTAACGGCTACGCAG GCACTGAAAAAGAGGTATTTTAGTAACCGTCCTGGACCAACAGCAGGGCCTCAACTGCCCCGACCCAACTGCTCAACGGAAGTCTTAAAAGAGCAAGAGACTAAGACAGGTTTCAAGCGTAAACGAACTGAAAACATGGAGCAAG GATGTCAAAAGTTTAACTCCTAA
- the cdk7 gene encoding cyclin-dependent kinase 7 isoform X1 → MAVDVRSRAKRYEKLDFLGEGQFATVYKAKDKNTDNIVAIKKIKVGHRSEAKDGINRTALREIKLLQELSHPNIIGLLDAFGHKSNISLVFDFMETDLEVIIKDTSLVLTPANIKAYTLMTLQGLEYLHLHWILHRDMKPNNLLVDENGILKLADFGLAKSFGSPNRVYTHQVVTRWYRSPELLFGARMYGVGVDMWAVGCILAELLLRTPFLPGDSDLDQLTKIFEALGTPTEEQWPGMTSLPDYISFKSFPGTPLEHIFSAAGDDLLELLQDLFTFNPCARVTATQALKKRYFSNRPGPTAGPQLPRPNCSTEVLKEQETKTGFKRKRTENMEQVDCLSLSPSLPHPPCS, encoded by the exons ATGGCGGTGGATGTCCGCTCCCGGGCCAAGCGCTACGAGAAGCTGGACTTCCTGGGAgaggggcag TTTGCTACTGTATATAAGGCAAAAGACAAGAACACGGACAACATTGTTGCAATAAAGAAG ATTAAGGTTGGTCACCGATCAGAAGCTAAAGATG GTATTAATAGAACAGCTCTTCGAGAAATCAAGTTACTACAAGAACTTAGCCACCCAAATATTATAGGA CTTCTTGATGCTTTTGGCCACAAGTCCAACATCAGTCTTGTGTTCGACTTTATGGAGACCGATTTAGAG gtaataataaaagATACCAGTCTTGTGCTGACTCCTGCCAACATAAAAGCATATACGCTAATGACACTCCAGGGTCTTGAATATCTTCATTTGCACTGGATTCTACATAGA GATATGAAGCCCAACAATTTATTAGTGGATGAGAATGGAATCCTTAAACTTGCTGATTTTGGTCTGGCCAAGTCATTTGGAAGTCCAAATAGAGTGTATACACATCAGGTAGTAACAAG ATGGTACAGATCACCAGAGTTATTATTTGGAGCCAGGATGTATGGAGTTGGAGTAGACATGTGGGCAGTTGGTTGTATATTAGCTGAGCTACTACTTAGG ACACCGTTTTTACCTGGAGATTCAGATCTAGATCAGCTGACAAAAATATTCGAAGCTTTGGGTACTCCAACAGAAGAACAGTGGCCT GGAATGACCAGCCTTCCAGACTATATATCATTTAAAAGCTTCCCTGGAACTCCACTTGAGCATATATTCAGTGCTGCTGGGGATGACCTATTGGAATTGCTGCAAGACCTGTTTACATTTAATCCCTGCGCAAGAGTAACGGCTACGCAG GCACTGAAAAAGAGGTATTTTAGTAACCGTCCTGGACCAACAGCAGGGCCTCAACTGCCCCGACCCAACTGCTCAACGGAAGTCTTAAAAGAGCAAGAGACTAAGACAGGTTTCAAGCGTAAACGAACTGAAAACATGGAGCAAG
- the cdk7 gene encoding cyclin-dependent kinase 7 isoform X3, whose translation MAVDVRSRAKRYEKLDFLGEGQFATVYKAKDKNTDNIVAIKKIKVGHRSEAKDGINRTALREIKLLQELSHPNIIGLLDAFGHKSNISLVFDFMETDLEVIIKDTSLVLTPANIKAYTLMTLQGLEYLHLHWILHRDMKPNNLLVDENGILKLADFGLAKSFGSPNRVYTHQVVTRWYRSPELLFGARMYGVGVDMWAVGCILAELLLRTPFLPGDSDLDQLTKIFEALGTPTEEQWPGMTSLPDYISFKSFPGTPLEHIFSAAGDDLLELLQDLFTFNPCARVTATQALKKRYFSNRPGPTAGPQLPRPNCSTEVLKEQETKTGFKRKRTENMEQADKWKQV comes from the exons ATGGCGGTGGATGTCCGCTCCCGGGCCAAGCGCTACGAGAAGCTGGACTTCCTGGGAgaggggcag TTTGCTACTGTATATAAGGCAAAAGACAAGAACACGGACAACATTGTTGCAATAAAGAAG ATTAAGGTTGGTCACCGATCAGAAGCTAAAGATG GTATTAATAGAACAGCTCTTCGAGAAATCAAGTTACTACAAGAACTTAGCCACCCAAATATTATAGGA CTTCTTGATGCTTTTGGCCACAAGTCCAACATCAGTCTTGTGTTCGACTTTATGGAGACCGATTTAGAG gtaataataaaagATACCAGTCTTGTGCTGACTCCTGCCAACATAAAAGCATATACGCTAATGACACTCCAGGGTCTTGAATATCTTCATTTGCACTGGATTCTACATAGA GATATGAAGCCCAACAATTTATTAGTGGATGAGAATGGAATCCTTAAACTTGCTGATTTTGGTCTGGCCAAGTCATTTGGAAGTCCAAATAGAGTGTATACACATCAGGTAGTAACAAG ATGGTACAGATCACCAGAGTTATTATTTGGAGCCAGGATGTATGGAGTTGGAGTAGACATGTGGGCAGTTGGTTGTATATTAGCTGAGCTACTACTTAGG ACACCGTTTTTACCTGGAGATTCAGATCTAGATCAGCTGACAAAAATATTCGAAGCTTTGGGTACTCCAACAGAAGAACAGTGGCCT GGAATGACCAGCCTTCCAGACTATATATCATTTAAAAGCTTCCCTGGAACTCCACTTGAGCATATATTCAGTGCTGCTGGGGATGACCTATTGGAATTGCTGCAAGACCTGTTTACATTTAATCCCTGCGCAAGAGTAACGGCTACGCAG GCACTGAAAAAGAGGTATTTTAGTAACCGTCCTGGACCAACAGCAGGGCCTCAACTGCCCCGACCCAACTGCTCAACGGAAGTCTTAAAAGAGCAAGAGACTAAGACAGGTTTCAAGCGTAAACGAACTGAAAACATGGAGCAAG